A portion of the Candidatus Methylomirabilota bacterium genome contains these proteins:
- the hemG gene encoding protoporphyrinogen oxidase: MRLVVVGGGVTGLAAAHRAVELARERGIALELVLLEARERLGGTIATERAGGFLVEAGPDSFLSEKPWALALCRRLGIEDRLARTDDRYRKVFVWRAGRLHPLPDGFQLLAPTRLAPFLASRLFSWPGKLRVALDLVLPRGHADDESLGAFVRRRLGREALERVAQPLVAGIYTADPDDLSLAATLPRFLELEKRERSIVLALWRASRAAPQAGTSGARWSLFVTFKEGMEELVTALAGRLPGGAALVKHRVVGIERNGGVWRVAAEAGGTFAADRVIVAAETHVAARLLRYTDPALATLLGEIPYASSATISLGYRRADVPHPLDGFGFVVPRTERRALLACTFASVKYPGRAPAGHTLLRAFVGGALDAAILGADDATLVERARDELRQALGVTAEPVLTRVCRWPAVMPQYRVGHLARVETIERRVAALPGLGLAGGGYRGVGIADCVRSAEDATERALGAGAT; the protein is encoded by the coding sequence ATGAGGCTCGTGGTCGTCGGCGGCGGCGTCACGGGGCTCGCGGCGGCGCACCGCGCCGTCGAGCTCGCGCGGGAACGGGGCATCGCGCTCGAGCTCGTGCTCCTCGAGGCCCGCGAGCGGCTCGGCGGCACGATCGCGACCGAGCGCGCCGGCGGCTTCCTCGTCGAGGCGGGCCCGGACTCGTTCCTCTCGGAGAAGCCGTGGGCGCTGGCGCTCTGCCGGCGGCTCGGCATCGAGGACCGGCTCGCGCGCACCGACGACCGGTACCGGAAGGTCTTCGTCTGGCGCGCCGGGCGGCTCCATCCGCTGCCCGACGGCTTCCAGCTGCTCGCGCCGACGCGGCTCGCCCCGTTTCTCGCCTCGCGCCTCTTCTCCTGGCCGGGGAAGCTCAGGGTGGCGCTCGACCTCGTCCTGCCCCGCGGCCACGCCGACGACGAGAGCCTCGGCGCGTTCGTGCGGCGGCGGCTCGGCCGCGAGGCGCTCGAGCGCGTCGCCCAGCCGCTCGTCGCGGGCATCTACACGGCCGATCCCGACGACCTCTCCCTCGCGGCGACGCTGCCGCGCTTCCTCGAGCTCGAGAAGCGCGAGCGCTCGATCGTCCTCGCCCTCTGGCGGGCGAGCCGCGCGGCGCCGCAGGCCGGCACCTCGGGCGCGCGCTGGAGCCTGTTCGTCACGTTCAAGGAGGGGATGGAGGAGCTCGTCACCGCGCTCGCCGGGCGGCTTCCCGGCGGCGCCGCGCTCGTGAAGCACCGCGTGGTCGGGATCGAGCGGAACGGCGGGGTCTGGCGCGTCGCGGCCGAGGCCGGTGGGACGTTCGCCGCCGACCGCGTGATCGTGGCGGCCGAGACGCACGTCGCCGCGCGCCTGCTCCGCTACACGGACCCGGCGCTCGCGACGCTCCTCGGAGAGATCCCCTACGCGTCGTCGGCGACGATCTCCCTCGGCTATCGCCGCGCCGACGTGCCGCACCCGCTCGACGGCTTCGGCTTCGTCGTGCCGCGCACCGAGCGTCGCGCGCTCCTCGCGTGCACCTTCGCGAGCGTGAAATATCCCGGCCGGGCGCCCGCGGGACACACGCTGCTCCGCGCCTTCGTCGGCGGCGCGCTCGACGCGGCCATCCTGGGCGCGGACGACGCGACGCTGGTCGAGCGGGCCCGCGACGAGCTCCGCCAGGCGCTCGGCGTCACGGCCGAGCCCGTGCTGACGCGCGTCTGTCGCTGGCCGGCCGTGATGCCGCAGTACCGCGTGGGCCACCTGGCGCGCGTCGAGACGATCGAGCGGCGTGTGGCCGCGCTCCCCGGCCTCGGGCTCGCGGGCGGCGGCTATCGCGGCGTGGGCATCGCCGACTGCGTGCGGTCGGCCGAGGACGCCACCGAGCGGGCGCTCGGCGCCGGCGCGACCTGA
- the hemH gene encoding ferrochelatase: MTALDAVLLIAFGGPTAPDEIRPFLELVARGRPIPPERLEEVARHYERMPGRRSPLSDLTFAQARGLERELAARGPALPVFVGMRNWRPFLHDTLRAMAERGVKRALGVILSAFRTEASWERYQQDVADARTRVADAPEIVFAPAWFERPEFIESVADRVSAAFTAVPAAARARTPLVFTAHSVPVQMASASAYVADFTAAARAVARRLEHARWSLAYQSRSGSPREPWLEPDIGEVLKRLAREGERHAVVAPIGFVCDHVEVLYDLDVEARALAAANGLTLHRAAAVNDHPAFIAMLADLVRTAG; encoded by the coding sequence GTGACGGCCCTCGACGCCGTCCTCCTGATCGCGTTCGGCGGTCCGACGGCGCCCGACGAGATCCGCCCCTTCCTCGAGCTCGTCGCGCGCGGCCGGCCGATTCCTCCGGAGCGACTCGAGGAGGTGGCGCGGCACTACGAGCGGATGCCCGGCCGGCGCTCGCCGCTGAGCGACCTCACCTTCGCCCAGGCGCGCGGGCTCGAGCGCGAGCTCGCCGCGCGCGGGCCCGCGCTCCCCGTCTTCGTCGGCATGCGGAACTGGCGCCCCTTCCTCCACGACACGCTCCGCGCGATGGCCGAGCGGGGCGTGAAGCGCGCCCTCGGCGTCATCCTCTCGGCGTTCCGCACGGAGGCCTCGTGGGAGCGCTATCAGCAGGACGTCGCCGACGCCCGCACGCGCGTCGCGGACGCGCCCGAGATCGTCTTCGCGCCGGCGTGGTTCGAGCGGCCGGAGTTCATCGAATCGGTCGCCGACCGTGTGAGCGCGGCCTTCACCGCGGTCCCGGCGGCCGCGCGGGCTCGCACGCCGCTCGTCTTCACGGCCCACAGCGTTCCCGTCCAGATGGCGAGCGCCTCAGCGTACGTCGCCGACTTCACCGCCGCGGCGCGCGCCGTCGCACGACGGCTCGAGCACGCGCGCTGGTCGCTCGCGTACCAGAGTCGGAGCGGGAGCCCGCGCGAGCCGTGGCTCGAGCCCGACATCGGCGAGGTCCTGAAGCGGCTCGCGCGCGAGGGTGAGCGCCACGCGGTCGTGGCGCCGATCGGCTTCGTCTGCGACCACGTGGAGGTCCTCTACGACCTCGACGTCGAGGCGCGCGCGCTCGCCGCGGCGAACGGCCTGACGCTCCATCGCGCCGCCGCCGTCAACGACCATCCCGCGTTCATCGCGATGCTCGCCGATCTCGTGCGGACCGCGGGGTGA